In Indioceanicola profundi, the following proteins share a genomic window:
- the tnpA gene encoding IS66-like element accessory protein TnpA yields the protein MAVPMASQRVEVITGLAGRRRFSADEKVRLVEEAFAPGVQVASVARRLGIDQSLLYRWRRQLFGDPPRLPAFTPVTVTELSTTAPPTSAGVMEVEFASGTRVRISGAVEASVVTAALVVLAERSA from the coding sequence ATGGCAGTCCCTATGGCTTCGCAGCGTGTAGAAGTGATCACCGGGCTGGCGGGTCGTCGCCGGTTCAGCGCCGACGAGAAAGTCCGGCTGGTGGAGGAGGCGTTTGCGCCTGGAGTGCAGGTGGCGAGCGTTGCCCGGCGGCTCGGAATTGACCAGAGCCTCCTGTATCGCTGGCGTCGTCAGTTGTTCGGCGACCCACCGCGTCTCCCAGCCTTCACGCCGGTCACGGTAACGGAGTTGTCGACGACGGCGCCGCCGACCTCAGCCGGTGTCATGGAGGTGGAGTTCGCGAGCGGGACGCGCGTGCGGATCAGCGGAGCCGTGGAAGCGTCGGTCGTGACGGCAGCCCTGGTCGTCCTGGCGGAGCGGTCGGCATGA
- a CDS encoding IS110 family RNA-guided transposase, which produces MEQYAGIDVSLELSSVCVVDAKGRVVREAKVASEPGALVTFLRSLCPVPVRVGLEAGPLSQWLHAGLVAAGFDAVLLETRHVKAALSAMVVKTDRKDARGIAQLLRMGWYRPVHRKSPGAQELRALLVGRKLLQAKLRDVEFSIRGLLRGFGLKVGEVSKGRFERRVRELVAGHEMLEAVTGSMLTARAGLQTEFMALHRRVLAAVRADAICRRLMTVPGVGAVVALTFTATIDDPGRFARSRAVGAHVGLTPKRYQSGETDIVGGVSKAGDAMVRTALYEAANVLLSRTTRFSALKHWAAEVARRRGVKRAKVALARKLATVLHRIWVDGSEFRWGKEAVAA; this is translated from the coding sequence ATGGAGCAGTATGCCGGGATCGACGTGTCGTTGGAACTGAGCAGCGTGTGCGTGGTGGACGCCAAGGGCCGGGTGGTGCGCGAGGCCAAGGTGGCCAGCGAGCCCGGTGCGCTGGTGACTTTCCTGCGGAGCCTGTGCCCGGTGCCGGTGCGGGTCGGGCTGGAGGCCGGTCCCTTGTCGCAGTGGCTGCACGCAGGCCTGGTGGCTGCCGGGTTTGACGCGGTACTGCTGGAGACCCGGCACGTCAAGGCGGCACTGTCGGCCATGGTGGTGAAGACGGATCGCAAAGACGCCCGCGGCATCGCCCAGCTGCTGCGCATGGGCTGGTACCGGCCGGTGCACCGCAAGTCCCCTGGCGCGCAGGAACTGCGGGCCCTGCTGGTTGGGCGCAAGCTGCTGCAGGCCAAACTGCGCGACGTGGAGTTTTCCATCCGCGGCCTCCTGCGCGGGTTCGGGCTGAAGGTCGGCGAGGTGAGCAAGGGCCGGTTCGAGAGGCGGGTCCGCGAGCTGGTGGCCGGGCACGAGATGCTGGAAGCGGTGACCGGCTCGATGCTGACGGCGCGGGCCGGATTGCAGACGGAGTTCATGGCGCTGCACCGGCGGGTACTGGCGGCCGTGCGGGCCGATGCGATCTGCCGGCGGCTGATGACGGTGCCCGGTGTTGGCGCGGTGGTGGCTCTCACCTTCACGGCCACCATCGACGATCCCGGCCGGTTCGCCAGGTCACGGGCTGTGGGTGCACATGTGGGCCTGACGCCCAAGCGCTACCAGTCGGGCGAGACCGACATTGTGGGCGGGGTGAGCAAGGCAGGCGACGCCATGGTGCGCACAGCACTTTATGAGGCGGCCAATGTGCTGCTGAGCCGGACGACCCGGTTCTCCGCCCTGAAGCACTGGGCGGCGGAGGTGGCACGGCGCCGGGGCGTGAAGCGGGCCAAGGTGGCCCTGGCCCGCAAGCTGGCAACCGTGCTGCACCGGATATGGGTTGACGGCAGCGAGTTCCGCTGGGGCAAGGAGGCGGTGGCGGCGTGA
- a CDS encoding IS5 family transposase (programmed frameshift), with amino-acid sequence MTLTSPHTQTGDPHRRRTLRTGSPWAGIPERYGPATTCANRFRRWVKIGVWDRVFEAVSKAYDGDLQMIDSSSIRVHQHGGNVKKGGRTPRRPPLETTLEPSGMGRSRGGLTTKIHALVDANGLPVALKLTEGQAHDGVSAADMLEGLGDGQILLADRTYDSDRLRQSLSDRGAFADVKPMKGRKRTLAFSPWLYRQRNLVERFFSKLKHDRAVDTRYEKHATNFLAAVKMSR; translated from the exons ATGACTCTCACATCACCCCACACCCAAACAGGCGACCCTCACCGGAGGCGTACGCTCAGGACAGGCTCGCCCTGGGCCGGTATCCCCGAGCGCTATGGTCCGGCAACGACCTGCGCCAACCGCTTCCGCCGCTGGGTGAAGATCGGGGTGTGGGACCGCGTCTTCGAGGCGGTGTCCAAGGCCTATGACGGCGACCTGCAGATGATCGACTCGTCTTCGATCCGGGTCCACCAACATGGTGGGAACGTAAAAAAGGGGGGCCGCACGCCACGCCGGCCGCCGCTCGAAACGACGCTCGAACCCAGTG GCATGGGGCGCTCGCGAGGCGGACTGACGACCAAGATCCACGCGCTCGTCGACGCCAACGGACTGCCGGTGGCGCTGAAACTCACCGAGGGCCAGGCTCACGACGGCGTCAGCGCCGCCGATATGCTGGAGGGGCTGGGCGACGGTCAAATCCTGCTCGCCGACCGAACCTACGACAGCGATCGTCTCCGCCAGAGCCTTAGCGACCGCGGGGCCTTCGCCGACGTTAAGCCGATGAAGGGCCGCAAGCGAACGCTCGCCTTCAGCCCATGGCTCTATCGCCAGCGCAACCTCGTTGAGCGCTTCTTTTCAAAGCTCAAACACGATCGCGCCGTCGATACCCGATACGAAAAGCACGCCACAAACTTCCTCGCCGCCGTCAAAATGAGCCGGTGA
- a CDS encoding IclR family transcriptional regulator: protein MVEASEILNSEPENDFNPVRRAAADRTLSVLELIASANEAVPVKAIGTRLGLPKPTAHRLVNNLLEKKFLARTAGTRDVTIGPEATKLGMKILRSSLLLAPRRAALRQISAEIGETCNIGVLDGDAAIYVDRVEVEHSPLRLQFGVGSRVPLHCSALGKLFLAYLPDSKRMRTIQQLSFTRYTGYTLLDENALTPELQRIRANGYAIDDEEFIAGVFCVAVPVPAVTGRSMVAIAAQGPKARLSHNRLPEVLQCLQRGAELFAVLLKTTTS, encoded by the coding sequence ATGGTGGAAGCAAGTGAAATATTGAATAGCGAACCGGAAAACGACTTTAATCCGGTTCGTCGCGCCGCGGCTGATCGGACGCTGTCAGTTCTTGAACTGATTGCCTCCGCGAACGAAGCCGTTCCCGTCAAGGCAATCGGCACTCGTCTTGGCCTGCCGAAGCCAACAGCGCACCGTCTGGTCAATAACTTGCTGGAAAAAAAATTCCTTGCCCGCACTGCTGGAACTCGGGACGTTACTATCGGTCCTGAAGCCACAAAGCTCGGAATGAAAATTCTGCGTTCATCCCTGCTGCTTGCCCCGCGGCGTGCCGCTCTTCGCCAGATCAGTGCTGAAATTGGTGAAACGTGCAATATAGGCGTACTAGACGGCGATGCAGCAATTTACGTCGATCGTGTCGAGGTAGAACACTCCCCCTTGCGCCTCCAGTTTGGAGTGGGCTCGCGAGTTCCGTTGCACTGTTCTGCCCTTGGGAAGCTTTTCCTGGCATACCTGCCCGACAGCAAACGGATGCGCACGATCCAGCAGCTAAGCTTTACTCGCTACACAGGATATACGTTACTTGACGAGAATGCATTAACACCCGAGCTTCAGCGCATTCGTGCGAATGGCTACGCAATCGACGATGAGGAATTTATTGCAGGAGTATTCTGTGTTGCGGTGCCTGTTCCAGCGGTAACCGGCAGATCGATGGTAGCAATTGCTGCGCAGGGCCCTAAAGCTAGATTATCACACAATCGCCTTCCTGAAGTACTACAGTGCTTACAACGAGGGGCAGAGCTCTTCGCAGTATTGCTTAAAACCACGACCAGCTGA
- a CDS encoding IS481 family transposase: MFQIHPNARTTPAVRAAIAASAEPSGVLAKRYGVSTETIRKWRKRGPDDVQDHTSRPKHLRWRASDEERAIVCELRRSTGFALDDLTFTLRHFLPHLNRDSIYRILKAEGLGQLPAPTVTAPKKGTKQFKEYDRGFVHIDIKHLPKLHVIGSGARKRYLYVAIDRASRMVHLAVKDEETEACATAFLREAVAAFPFRVTHVLTDRGSCFTADGFEAACRALDVQHRTTKPYRPQTNGMVERFNGRIGRKVLVMCIGTHDALERLLSGYRLGYNARRQRVLTGRSPNDVVHERLADKPNLANPAYRPSSPCDLTKTKLAAQLTVYTAKDVSPPDN; the protein is encoded by the coding sequence ATGTTCCAGATCCACCCCAACGCCCGCACCACGCCGGCCGTGCGCGCCGCCATTGCCGCCTCCGCGGAGCCCTCGGGTGTGCTGGCCAAGCGCTACGGCGTCAGCACCGAAACCATCCGCAAGTGGCGCAAGCGCGGTCCGGATGACGTCCAAGACCATACCTCGCGGCCCAAACATCTGCGCTGGAGAGCCTCGGACGAAGAACGGGCCATCGTCTGCGAGCTGCGCCGGAGCACCGGCTTTGCTCTGGACGACCTCACCTTTACGCTGCGCCACTTCCTGCCCCACCTCAACCGTGACTCCATCTACCGCATCCTGAAAGCTGAAGGCCTGGGCCAGCTGCCGGCCCCAACGGTCACGGCGCCCAAGAAGGGCACCAAACAGTTCAAGGAGTACGACCGCGGCTTCGTGCACATCGACATCAAGCACCTGCCCAAACTGCACGTGATCGGCTCCGGGGCCCGCAAACGCTATCTCTATGTCGCCATCGACCGCGCCTCGCGCATGGTCCACCTGGCGGTCAAGGACGAGGAAACCGAAGCCTGCGCCACCGCCTTCCTCAGAGAAGCCGTGGCCGCCTTTCCCTTCCGGGTCACCCACGTCTTGACCGACCGCGGCAGCTGCTTCACCGCCGACGGCTTCGAGGCCGCCTGCCGGGCGCTGGACGTGCAGCACCGCACGACCAAGCCCTACAGGCCGCAGACCAACGGCATGGTCGAACGCTTCAACGGCCGCATCGGGCGGAAGGTGCTGGTCATGTGCATCGGCACCCATGATGCCCTGGAGCGCCTGCTGAGCGGCTACAGGCTCGGCTACAACGCCCGCCGACAGCGTGTCCTCACCGGCCGCTCCCCCAACGACGTCGTCCATGAGCGCCTCGCCGACAAACCCAATCTGGCCAACCCGGCCTATCGGCCGTCCAGTCCGTGCGACCTCACGAAAACCAAGCTTGCCGCCCAGCTCACGGTGTACACCGCCAAGGACGTGTCGCCACCGGACAACTAG